The sequence GAGGTGTGATTATgatacaaccacacacacaaataaacacgtATTAAAATAACCCGCCGTCACTTCTTTTTCCTGCAAATCTTCCTACCCTTACCAATAAATATCCAAGCACTGATGAACTTTTTGTTACAGCCTGATCAGCAAATCGGACCACCGGtcaaaatgtctgtgaagatcctctccatcactctcctcctgctctcaatgtgtgtgtgctgccaCTCCTCTGAAGGTAACTGTGCTCTTACTTTCCTAAaggacaaaaagagagaaagtacGTAAAACTGATTACACCATTGACTAAGGCGCCTAGCTTTCTTTGGTTTTATTGGAAATGACTACTCTGTAAGGACTCTCATAGTTTCTTTTACCATTAATCTTTATATCAGTCACATTCTTGTTGGTTAATCATCATGATATTTAAAGTATACATATTATGTATGAGGGTGAGAatttcggccatccgggaggggctcagagtagagcagctgctgctccacatcgaaaggagccagctgaggtggttcgggcatctgacaaggatgccccctgggtgcctcctgggtgaggtgttccaggcacgTCCCACCGGGAGGTGGGCCCCGGggcaggacacgctggagagattatatctctcggctggcctgggaacgccttggtattcccccggataagctggaggaggtggctggggagagggacgtctgggcctctttgcttaggctgctgcccccgcgacccggcctcggataaagcggatgaagatggatggatggatattatgTTTCCATAACTTACTATGCTGGCACAGTGTGCAGTGGTTTCTTTCAAGCTAATTCACTCTGTAGGCAGATGTTGATGCTGTTTCTGAGTGAACAGGGACATAGCCTCAGTTATAAAAGTAACTACCAGAATAGTGAGAATATGTGATTCACAACTTCAGAAAATCGGACTCATGAAGCTGTTTTTCATCAAACtcaaacaattattgcacactttctgtaaatccaataaacttcatttcacttctcagatatcactgtgtgtgtctcctatatgatatatttaactgacattttttattgtaacaaccaacgatttatacaggaaaataatgactattaacaacGTTACCCAAActtttgtatcccactgtataatgataaccactgcagccaaaaagagtgcctgacgagccaaGTTGTCAGTAAGCTGTTAAGGCTCgtctgtacactgtgttcgtgttttcctccgaaacaataagttacgttggagcagcctttcaacgcctctctctgtctctcactagcaaagttgacccagacaacaaagtaaagctagtttttggctacgagcccgacacggaacccgaTGTATtggccagaggtccctttactacggttcggagctgcggacctgttttatatacgtgcGGCATAGTTTTCTATGcgagatcactgcaaaaagtaCCTAATGTTGGGAACAAAAAAGGCCATTAACTTGCATGACTAATATTTGTTTAATGGTCACATTGGCattcactttgattttcatAAAGACTTTTCTCAATCCAGAAATTAATTTTTAACCTTCTTCCTCTCAGCTCATCGTCTTCCTACAGTACCGCGACCATGCTGCACTAGCGTCACCCAACGCGATTTGAGCACTATGGTGATGGGACAAACGTATCGTGAGCAGGCTGCATCAGGTCGCTGTGTGAAGGCTATAATGTAAGTCAAAACATGTTGTCCTccagaaaaacataaacacatacaATCTGTATGACCTTCTCTCTTTTATTTCCAGTTTCAACACAAAGGAAGGACAGCTTTGTGCTGATCCAAACGCTCAGTGGGTCAAGGATCGTAAGTCATAgaaatacagacacacagaaatacacaaaaaaaatatttgcagagAAAATCTGAAgctctcctttctctttcttttctctacaGTCATTGCCAAAATGATAAAGGTGAACCAGGGAAGCACCTGTCTGCTACATCAGTATTTTCACCATCTTTAAAGGCAAGATGGTGAACTCATTGGAGTTctggctttgtgtcttttttcttgCTCATATATGAAtttcttgttgtgtttttatgtgtttacaCAAAGTACATTTTGGCTTTAAAAAActacatgaaaataaacttttgttttatagcaccagtttgttcttgttttttgaaTGCACACCAAATTCATAAAAATATCCTGATACATTCCCAGAATTAGATTCCCTTGGTGTTTTCAGTTGAGCTCAATAATCTAGTATTATGCACTTTTATTTGAGTTACGTTTGCCCCTTAGGGGTCCTGAGACGGATTGGCACGGGTTTAACAAACTGGTGGGACAATCCTTGGGGATATGCTTACGATAGCTAGGATGGTATCTGTGCTGTGTTCAGCAGCAATGCCAGGCTATCCGACACTTCTACTGGGGAAGTAGCACCAGCCCTAATGTAGCATAGCCAACTCCCATTTTGTAATGAAGGATAGATTGTACAGAGTGAGGCGTTACACTCCCACTGCAGAGAAACACACCCAGTTTTTGGAGCCTAAAGCCCACTGGGAATTAATCTTCCAGGCAGCTCATTATAACCTGATATCTGGTCACAGAGGATATGAGAAAACTCTGGATCGAGTTAAAGGTCAATTGTATTGGCCAGGCATTCCAGGAGATGGGTGTCAGAGGTGTGCATCCAGCCTGGATAGCAGTTAGTAAACCAAATGACCATTCCAAAGGGCCTTTGTGTCCTGTTTGAGTGTATTGGTATGGACCTCATTGGGCCTATTTACTGGCATGCGCAGggctattgttttgttttagtagatcatacacaatacacaaaatgAACCAATTAGAATGTAGAGATACTCAGTGACCATTCATCTGACCAATAAAGGAGGCACATTAAATCTAATTGGACTAGTATATACTATGCTGACATTGATGAGCTAGTGGAGCTGAAAAAGACCTTGAAGTCCATGATTCATACATTAATTCAAGAGGGTCGATGCCACTGGGGTCGCTGGCTAGAACCTCTGTTATTTGCAGTGCAGGAGGTGACCCTGGCTTTCATGGGATTTTCTCCATTTGAACTCCTGTTTGTCAGGAAACCTCAGAAACATCATATGTTAAATCGATATTAAGATAGCGATTTGGGTTGGTATGTGGGACTGTAGACTTATATTTATAAAGTTAAATGCTAATTATATGATATGCGAGTAAAAGTAATGTAAGAAGCAGTGCAACAAATTACTTTCGCTTTCGAGTACTtaagtaaatgtttttattaatatgaTACTTATAAATATACTTATTGAATTATTAAGTTTAATCTTCATTTAGAAGTCGTACTGGAGAGTTAGACACTCACACCATCAAATTAAGGAACATGTCTCTTACAAACCTATTTCCTACtaaataaacaggaaatatgCTTTTGTGGTTGTCTTATCTTTGGTTTGACTATTTCTACAAGTGTAgtttaaacaggaagtaacataAACTCAAATATGTATTACCATATCAGATAAAGAACGCAAcctaagaaaaaaagtgcaTAAACGTTTGTGGgaacaagcaaaataaaaagaaagaggaatggCACAAAGCAAGTTTCACAATCATTAAACTGATTATGTTGAAAGACTTTCATGACGGGCTTTTTAAGGCAGGTATGTACACTAAACCTTCCTCTTGCTacaagaaaaatgagaaaatgggaAAGACAGCAACACGACTTTAAACAACCTCTAATTATTCCAGTTATGAAGTAGTAATAGATGAGGTAATAACACAAAGTTTCACttaattaccagttaacaatataaacctaacTTAGCCTACAGTTCCGAACACCAGCACCAATCCCTACCCTGATGAGGACTCACATAGTATTGTTTGGATTTTAACTtatgaacacaaagctgaaCACAAAAAGTTAAGTTACTTCTAGGAGTATGAACAGGTAAAACCTAAGGCTGCACAACTGCCTGttcatcactgcctttgttacctGCTGAAGATCAGCGGCTAGCATGCTCTCAActtcttggctagctttgtgttagcatgtggtctgtgcagatgtttgcaaagAGCCCAAGTTACGTTGGCAATTTAATGCAGTtcttctgtcctggatgcagtttgcacttttccatacttttgtgcttttgtgcaataaaaataaaagtaatctcCATATCTGTATTCCTCAAAAGCTGTATCACTGTACTGCACCACCAAGTTCCTCctcccaaacacaaactgaaatcagatgATTGCAGCACaagtaaacagaaagaaaaaagcattttgtttgCCGATAGCTGCATATAAATCAATATAATTGTAACCGCAAAATAATTACTGAATGTAGTCCATTAACGGGTTACATTGCAGCATTATTGAAAAAATGCAATTCAGTAATGCGGTGTAACATGTTATTTTATAAGCAACTAAAAGATTCCAGAAAGAATGTcatttggacagatgagaccaaagtggggATTATTGGTGATAATACTCAACACCAcatttggtgaaaaccaaaTACAGCATATAAGCACAAACTCCTCAACTGTCAATCACAGTGGAGGAGCGACTTGAGCTTGTAGCCACAGGACCAGGATCCCTTGCACTTATTGAATCAACCATGACCTCCTCTGTATAcggtcaaatgtgaggccatctgtttgACAGTTAATGTTTGCCTGAAATTTGATCATGCAACAGGGAAATGAACCCATACACCCAAAAACAGCCATGTCCACAAATTTAGGCAGAAATAAAAGAGCGCTGATGCACGAGGTGGGACGTTAGTAGTGCACATCCTGTGTCAAAAATTTTTgactttgcatgtgtgtgggttGGAAGATTAACACAGTCGACACAAATACTTTTCTGTCACACACTTCCTCCAGAGCAGAGTGTGAAAGTTACCTGATCATCTGCCAAAAGTACACCTAAATGAAATAAGCAATGAGAGCGTTTCACTActttgtaaatggtaaatggcctgtatttgtatagcgctttacttagtccctaaggtccccaaagcgctttacactacattcagtcctccacacattcacacacacattcacacactggtgatggcagctacattgtagccacagctgccctggggtgcactgacagaggtccTTTAGTTTTCAGTGAGACTTTAATGGCTTAAACAAAAGTTTAAGTTGTGGGGATTTATAGATGAAAAATAAGCAGCCAAACATTAACAAATCATGCAAATGTAAATAGATGTGCATCAGGATCGTTAAGAGGCATCATGACGCACGATTATTTTTCACTTGAGGCCTGCAAGAGATAAACACTCACAGTTagttaaaatggaaaaacaataaTCAACGTGTGATTTAGATCCATCATTTGTGACAATACATAAACTGTTTGTATCAATTATTTTGTACACTATATTTAAgtgtctgcaaactttgtgtgtgctTCTTTGGAAGCTGCGAGTCTGTTGGTGGTTTGAAACACTCAGATCTCCCTGATAAGAGGCGGAGGTCTGAGATGCCACACCATGCACCACAAGGACTTGTTAAAACACGTCATCAGTTGTGCCTGCATGTGTTCCTGCACTTACCAATAAATAACCAAACACGAATCAACTGATATAGTTTCAACCTGATCAGTGAGCCAGACCACCGgtgaaaatgtctgtgaagatcctctccatcactctcctcctgctctcaatgtgtgtgtgcttcagctACTCTGCAGGTAACTATGCTCTCACTTTctaatggaaaacaaaaagaataaaatacataaaactgaTCACAGCATGACTTTTTCCAACAATGGCTTCTAGCTATTTGTGATGCTGGGGTACACGTCTAACTTTTTGGCGGTTTTATTGGGTATGACCGCTCTGTAAGGACTTGGTTGATTGGTTAAAATTAACAATAATTAaactatatatattttatttccagTGACATTAGAGAATTATGTTTTATGGGGTGTTGCATGCTCGGCATCATTTGCATCGCCCTTTTGACTGTCATAACTCAAACCTTACTATGGTGGCACAGTGTGCAGTGGTTTCTTTCAAGCTAAATCTGTAGCCAGATCTTGATGCAGTTTTCATGGGGGGTTTTTCTGTGAGGGGTGTATACATTGTGACCCATTGGTTAAGTGTGATGGTGTGATCTACAAGCAGGAAATagtgacacagagacacagagtaTAACATGATATGTTGCAGCTATGGGATAATTCTGTTCAGCGTTCAGCTACCTGCACCTCTTAATTCTGTCTTGTATGATTAAACATTATTAATTTTCAGTATAAtccagttttattcatataatatgacatcacagcagcagtcacctcaaggtgctttaaatTGTGAAGTAAAGATACAATAATACAGATAAAATTATATGACTCCCCATGAGGAAGTAACAGTAAGGAAGTaacctcctgcagaaccaggGTCAGGGAGGGGCAACCATCTGTAGGGACCTATAGGGTTGAGGGGTAGAAGACAGTACTACAAACATACTGTGAAAGAGATCCAGAGATTTAAAAATGCGTCATTAAACAGAAATTGATGTTTAAACACATAATAAGTGAGACTCTGAAGAAACActgagtgcatcatgggaagccacTAACATGTCATGTTTTTCATATAATAACCGTTGCTAGCAAATTAAGCTTAAtgtgttttctcattttgatCCTCTGGAAAGGAATTTGGTGTGCTGTACTGGAGAATAAAAGCCAGAACAATCTGAGACttctgtgaaaaagtgtttatgGAAACTTTCTCAGTGATccaggaaacaaacacaaaggaaaCGATCACACACCCTCCATTATAGAAATAATAGAAATGTATATAAAGAGAGAGTATTGACAATATGTGATTCACAACCTCAGAACAATGTTCATGCACTGTTTTTATCAGAGACATTAGAAGACAGAAACATGGTTTATTAGTTTTCATATCCTTTTTTGCCTCTCTGTGAGCTTCATTTTCTGTcgaagtgtaaaaaaaaatgcttacatTCACATAATTTCAGGTAACATTTGTCTTGTTTTGCGATGTAAGGAGTTTCATCACGTTTTAAACCTGGAGTTAACTTTTGAGTTTCTAATCAGACTTTCTCAGGTCAGATAAATTAGTTTTTAACCTCCTACCTCTCAGGTCCACCTGGTCCTGGAAGTAAACGCCCGTGCTGCGTTAATGTCACCGACATCGATATGAGCCCTGAGGTGGTGGGGGAAACATATCGTGAGCAGGCTGCAAAACCACCCTGTGTGAAGGCTATAATGTAAGTCAGCACACGTTGTCCTACATACAAACATATACAATCTCtataattttctgtcttttatttccaGTTTCAACACAGAATATGGACAACTTTGTGCTGATCCGAAAGCTCAGTGGGTCAAAGATCGTAAGTCgtgctaaaaataaacacacacagaaataaacaataaaatatttacagagaaaaactaaaactactgcttgtctgtttttcctctctAGTCACTGCCAAAATGAGGAAGGAGTGAAGTCTGTCTGCTACATCAGTATTTTCAGCATTTCCATCACCTTTAAAGGCTTATTCAAACCAGAGCGCTTTCTCAGCCTGActgtttcaaaacatttttttttgtagattaaTTTTTACTGTGGAGTAAACCTGTATTTTATTCACGCTGTTGACttcattgttttttaattgataATTGGGGTTCAGGttgctctgtcttttttttttttttttttttttgcttatttgtgGATCTCTTTCTTTgcattgtgtgtttatgtgaagaACAATGTGGCTgtgaaaaataatataaaaataaacgtttaagCAAATATTTTCCTGCTGTTGTTTCAGTGCCCACCAGACCCTCACAAAATGTCACACACATTGGCGAATGTATTCCACTAGTGCTTTAATTGAGGATGCTCACTGAGTAGACTGTCCAGGTTTTTAATAAACCTTTATCTTTTACCAAAGTTCATGCAGCTGACGAAAGAAAGAAGCAGAATTTTAGCAGATgatatattacagcagtgagcttgaactctgtgtcaaagattcaagttgcagttatttatatgtcctatcaccttaaatcttcactcaaagacaagtatctttgacagtgtatatatagatgtatcatatataagagacaaatattgttcctttaatttgttggcattactaaatttggctcaatgcttacatatatgtgtaaaaagcaaatgtacgagctgtgataactgtgtctgatagaatgaagagtagactgatatattaaatattcctttattgggtgagaaaatcagaccatgtcataactgctttaagtcatactgAAAATCCAGATATGTGGAGGTATATGCAGCATGCGAACGCACAACCCTATCCATGAGGTGCAGGAAAAGGTACCTTGACTTTCTGCAATAAACACTTCTGGAACTTTGAACCAATGAGACCAGAGAAGACAGTTTTTAGCTATAATACACAGCATCACATCTATTGAAACTAAACACAGCGGGTGAGCACAAATAGAGCACAGCAACCACAGGAACAGTATTTCAgggtcaaatgtgaggccatctgtcagAAAGTTTATGCTTGGCCTGTTGGGTCATAAACGGGGAAATGAACCCAAGTACCCCAAACAGCCATGCCCTTATATTTAAgcctaaataaaagaaatagaaCGTCTAATGCAGCTATGAGGGGGGAAATTAGCAATGCATACACAAACCATTTAACATGTgatgtatttagtctgtgttaGAAACTGTTGATCTTTGCAAGTGTGTGTTGGAAGATAAAGACAGTCGACATGAtcacatttctgtcacacatttCCTGCAGAGCAGAGTGTGAAACTTATCTGATCATCTGCCAAAagttaacataaataaaataaacagtaaaagtgagttcttttgtgttttcagggGTAAAACAGCTTGATGCAAACAAGAaacaattaaatttaaattacgAGCAGAAGTCGTGGGAatttataagaaaaaataagCAGCATAAAAGTCAGCCAGTCATGCAAATGTTAATAGATGTACATATAGGCTATTTAGGGAAACCATGAATCACTGAAGAACAGAAGTCAGTGGGTGATTTAGATTCATCACTCATTACAATGCACAAACCGTTGTTCTCAATCATCAGGCTCTATCATAATCATCACCATATTTGAGTGTCTTTGAACTTCGTGTATATGAGGCTGTTTCTCAGAAAGATCTCAGTGAGGTGTTGATAGGTTGAAATACTGAATTCTTCCTGATAAGAGGGGGAGGTGTGATATGCCACACCcagcacacaaatacacagaccTATAATCACACCTCATCAGTTGTGCCTGCATGTGTTCCTGCACTTACCAATAAATAACCAAACACAAATCAACTCGTAGATTTTGACTCTGATCAGTGAGCCAGACCACCGGTGAAAATGACTGTGAAGATcctctccatcactctcctcctgctctcggtgtgtgtgtgctgccacTCCTCTGAAGGTAACTGTGCTCTTACTTTTCTACAGaaaaatgagggaaaaaaagagataaaataGATCATTTGATCGCAGCAATGACTATCTCCAACAATGGCTGCTGCCTGTTTGTGAATAAGGTTCACTTCTGacattttggtgttttattggGCAGGACCACTGTGTAAAGACCACAAACCTTTACATCAGTCATATTCTGGTATCTGCTCAGTCTATAATTGTGACATTTTTTATCCAGCATTCACACTCGACTTCTACCCACCAAGCATTCCTGGAAGCTGTTTTCTGGGCTAAGTTTTGTTAGTCAGTCATGGCATTTTAAAAGGCGTCCTTTACATCGACATTTAGAAGAAGTCTTggagatttcctttttttttaagtacaacATTCACCTGACTTTTGTGTTCGATTGCTGGACTGACTGACAGCCACACCATATCCATTCCCGCTATACTGCTTACCATTAACAATGTTTGTACTATTTATGTTTtctacttttgttttctgtcacttatGGGGTTATGTCTCACGCTGCGTTGCATGCCAGGCATATGTTGACACTTAAACTATCATAACTGCCAACTTATTAGTGTAGCACAGTTGGTGCAGTGGTTTCCTTCGAACAAATTCACTCTGTAACTACATCTCACTgcttcattttagtttttagcAAAGTCATCATTTCAGTGGGTTTTTGGAGGGGTGCATACATTGTGACTCATTGCATAAGGcatgaaagcagaaaatgagagagacacagagagagtatAAGATAATATCTTGCAGCTACGGGACAGTATTTTTCACCATTCAGTTATCAGCACATCTGAACTTTGAAATCTAtgattaaacatttgatatattAATCATTGTTAATAAATGGAGCTTAATGTTGGTTCCTATTCTCATCCCCTGTAAAAGAAATCAACATGCTTTGTTtgcaaataataacaaaaaaagcaatttaAGGCAGAATCAGTTTGGATTTGTTTGGTACAGCAGATTTCAT is a genomic window of Astatotilapia calliptera chromosome 9, fAstCal1.2, whole genome shotgun sequence containing:
- the LOC113029420 gene encoding monocyte chemotactic protein 1B-like, yielding MNFLLQPDQQIGPPVKMSVKILSITLLLLSMCVCCHSSEAHRLPTVPRPCCTSVTQRDLSTMVMGQTYREQAASGRCVKAIIFNTKEGQLCADPNAQWVKDLIAKMIKVNQGSTCLLHQYFHHL
- the LOC113029425 gene encoding C-C motif chemokine 2-like — protein: MSVKILSITLLLLSMCVCFSYSAGPPGPGSKRPCCVNVTDIDMSPEVVGETYREQAAKPPCVKAIIFNTEYGQLCADPKAQWVKDLTAKMRKE